The Pseudoxanthobacter soli DSM 19599 genome contains a region encoding:
- a CDS encoding alpha/beta hydrolase family protein, which produces MRPLLRTLLSALSAVLLSTGLSGASMAADAVGVRTVEVPAPSRGGTLTVTVWYPATAGGTKALVGEDRLFRGTAAWRDAPPAAGRFPLVLVSHGSGGSILNLSWLASRLAAAGMIVAGPNHPGTTRGNSTPLDTTRMWQRTADISDVLTALTTEPPWKEHIDDRHVGAIGFSLGGHTVLSLAGARADLEAYAVYCERYPAMPDCRWFASGGVDLRSTNKARFEQSNRDARIGSVVAVDPSVARAFTADSLEAIAVPVHIINLGSPGTIPVAVEAETLAAAIPDHTYQKVDGAVHLSFLAECQPGAREFLKETGDTDPLCGDAPGHPRTRDDIHRQVAAMIEAAFLQDFAR; this is translated from the coding sequence ATGCGCCCGCTTCTCAGAACCCTTCTTTCCGCCCTGTCCGCCGTCCTCCTTTCAACCGGCCTTTCCGGCGCCTCCATGGCTGCCGACGCCGTCGGGGTCCGGACGGTCGAGGTGCCCGCGCCGTCGCGCGGCGGCACGCTGACGGTGACCGTCTGGTATCCCGCGACGGCGGGGGGCACGAAAGCGCTCGTCGGCGAGGACAGGCTGTTCAGGGGAACGGCGGCGTGGCGGGACGCGCCGCCCGCCGCGGGGCGGTTTCCGCTGGTGCTCGTGTCGCACGGGTCGGGCGGCAGCATCCTCAATCTCTCCTGGCTGGCGAGCCGGCTCGCCGCGGCCGGGATGATCGTGGCGGGCCCGAACCACCCCGGCACGACGCGGGGCAATTCGACGCCGCTCGACACCACGCGGATGTGGCAGCGCACGGCCGACATCTCCGACGTGCTGACGGCGCTGACGACCGAGCCGCCCTGGAAGGAGCACATCGACGACCGCCATGTCGGCGCGATCGGCTTCTCCCTCGGCGGCCACACGGTGCTGTCGCTCGCCGGCGCACGGGCCGATCTCGAAGCCTATGCCGTCTATTGCGAGCGCTATCCCGCGATGCCGGACTGCCGGTGGTTCGCGAGCGGCGGCGTCGACCTGCGCAGCACGAACAAGGCGCGCTTCGAACAATCGAACCGCGACGCGCGCATCGGCTCCGTCGTCGCGGTCGATCCCTCGGTGGCGCGGGCGTTCACCGCGGACAGCCTCGAGGCGATCGCCGTGCCGGTCCACATCATCAATCTCGGCAGTCCGGGCACCATTCCGGTCGCCGTTGAGGCCGAGACGCTTGCCGCCGCGATTCCCGACCACACATATCAGAAGGTGGACGGCGCGGTGCATCTGAGCTTCCTCGCCGAATGCCAGCCGGGCGCGCGGGAATTCCTGAAGGAGACCGGCGACACCGATCCCCTGTGCGGGGATGCGCCGGGACACCCGCGAACGAGAGACGACATCCACCGGCAGGTGGCGGCGATGATCGAGGCCGCCTTCCTGCAGGACTTCGCCCGGTAA
- the nadC gene encoding carboxylating nicotinate-nucleotide diphosphorylase produces the protein MDLPALPDLLVEPIVRAALLEDLGRAGDITSNAVVPVDARTVAEMVTRQPGVIAGTAVAAMAFRLIDPALEVTVAKGDGTPVEPGDVVMRIAGAARSVLAAERVALNLICRLSGIATATAALVAAARPHGHARIVCTRKTTPGLRALEKHAVRAGGGSNHRFGLDDAVLIKDNHVAVAGGVRPALERARANVGHLVKIEIEVDTLAQLDEALAAGADVVMLDNMGPAMLKEAVARVGGRALTEASGRINLETVGPVAASGVDLISVGWITHSAPILDLGLDIAL, from the coding sequence GTGGATCTGCCGGCACTGCCGGACCTGCTGGTGGAGCCGATCGTCCGCGCCGCGCTTCTGGAAGATCTCGGCCGGGCCGGCGACATCACCTCCAACGCGGTGGTGCCCGTGGACGCGCGCACCGTCGCCGAGATGGTCACCCGGCAGCCGGGCGTGATCGCCGGCACCGCGGTGGCCGCCATGGCGTTCCGGCTGATCGATCCGGCGCTTGAGGTGACGGTCGCGAAAGGCGACGGCACGCCGGTCGAACCCGGCGACGTGGTGATGCGCATCGCCGGCGCGGCGCGTTCCGTGCTGGCGGCCGAGCGGGTGGCGCTCAACCTGATCTGCCGGCTTTCCGGCATCGCGACGGCGACGGCGGCCCTCGTCGCCGCTGCGCGCCCCCATGGCCACGCCCGCATCGTCTGCACCCGCAAGACCACGCCAGGACTGCGGGCGCTGGAAAAGCACGCGGTGCGGGCTGGTGGCGGCTCCAACCACCGCTTCGGCCTCGACGACGCCGTGCTGATCAAGGACAACCATGTCGCCGTCGCGGGCGGCGTTCGCCCGGCGCTTGAACGGGCGCGGGCCAATGTCGGCCACCTCGTCAAGATCGAGATCGAGGTCGACACGCTCGCCCAGCTCGACGAGGCGCTCGCCGCCGGGGCCGACGTCGTCATGCTCGACAATATGGGGCCGGCGATGCTGAAGGAGGCGGTCGCGCGCGTCGGCGGGCGTGCCCTGACCGAGGCCTCTGGCCGCATCAACCTGGAGACCGTCGGCCCGGTCGCCGCGAGCGGGGTGGACCTGATCTCGGTCGGCTGGATCACCCACAGCGCGCCGATCCTCGATCTCGGGCTCGACATCGCGCTCTGA
- a CDS encoding L-aspartate oxidase — protein sequence MTNGSDRVVVVGGGVAGLATALALAPMPVTVLVASPLGTAAATGLAQGGIAAALGADDAPALHAADTLTAGAGLSDPAIAALVAEAAPAAIDWLVRIGTPFDRDAAGAISLGLEAAHNRRRIAHAGGDATGRVVLETLIAAARATPSITVVEGASATALLCDDGGRVRGVAARRDGGAPEAVPARAVVLATGGLGGLYGSTTNPLGATGQGLALAGRAGAVLRDMEFVQFHPTAIAAGGDPMPLATEALRGEGAILVNGRGERFMRDVAGRELAPRDVVARAIFAEIARGERVFLDTRPALGERFAAGFPAVAALCRAAGIDPAREPIPVRPAAHYHMGGVKTDDRGRTSLDGLWAAGEVASTGLHGANRLASNSLLEGLVFGRRIAEALAAEGGGRATAIRPAASAPALPPALRAEIRVLMDRHVGVLRDEAGLTEAVARLGAIVAGMTGETAAGMASVPDMVTVATAVAVAALDRRESRGGHARRDHPLTGPLGIHAEITLADALDRAAALAAAEPADKRRVA from the coding sequence ATGACGAACGGATCGGACCGCGTTGTGGTGGTCGGCGGCGGCGTCGCGGGCCTCGCGACGGCGCTCGCGCTCGCACCGATGCCCGTGACGGTACTCGTCGCCTCCCCGCTCGGAACGGCGGCGGCGACCGGGCTCGCACAGGGCGGCATTGCCGCCGCGCTCGGGGCGGACGACGCCCCCGCGCTTCATGCCGCCGATACGCTGACGGCCGGCGCGGGCCTGAGCGATCCGGCGATCGCGGCGCTGGTCGCCGAAGCCGCGCCGGCGGCCATCGACTGGCTGGTGCGCATCGGCACGCCATTCGACCGCGATGCCGCCGGCGCGATCTCGCTCGGCCTCGAAGCCGCCCACAACCGGCGGCGCATCGCCCACGCCGGTGGCGACGCCACCGGCCGCGTGGTGTTGGAAACCCTGATCGCCGCTGCCCGCGCGACCCCGTCGATCACCGTGGTCGAGGGCGCGTCTGCCACGGCGCTGCTGTGCGACGACGGCGGCCGGGTGCGCGGCGTCGCAGCACGACGCGACGGCGGCGCCCCGGAAGCGGTGCCGGCCCGGGCGGTGGTGCTGGCGACCGGCGGTCTCGGCGGGCTCTACGGCTCCACCACCAATCCGCTTGGCGCGACGGGCCAGGGCCTCGCGCTCGCCGGCCGGGCCGGCGCCGTGCTGCGCGACATGGAGTTCGTGCAGTTCCACCCGACCGCGATCGCGGCCGGCGGCGACCCGATGCCGCTCGCCACCGAAGCGCTGCGCGGCGAAGGCGCGATCCTCGTCAACGGCCGCGGCGAGCGCTTCATGCGCGACGTTGCCGGCCGGGAACTGGCGCCGCGCGATGTGGTGGCGCGGGCCATCTTCGCCGAGATCGCCCGCGGCGAGCGTGTGTTCCTCGATACGCGCCCGGCGCTCGGCGAGCGCTTCGCGGCAGGGTTCCCCGCCGTTGCCGCGCTGTGCCGCGCCGCCGGCATCGACCCGGCGCGCGAGCCGATCCCGGTGCGGCCGGCCGCCCACTACCACATGGGCGGGGTGAAGACCGACGACCGCGGCCGCACCAGTCTCGACGGCCTGTGGGCAGCGGGCGAGGTCGCATCGACGGGGCTGCACGGCGCCAACCGCCTCGCCTCCAACTCGCTGCTGGAGGGGCTGGTGTTCGGCCGCCGCATCGCCGAGGCGCTCGCCGCGGAAGGCGGCGGCCGCGCGACGGCGATCCGGCCGGCGGCGTCCGCCCCCGCGCTGCCGCCGGCTCTTCGGGCGGAGATCCGGGTTCTGATGGACCGCCACGTGGGCGTGCTGCGGGATGAAGCGGGGCTGACGGAGGCGGTGGCCCGGCTCGGCGCCATCGTCGCAGGAATGACAGGAGAGACGGCAGCGGGCATGGCATCGGTCCCGGATATGGTCACTGTCGCGACGGCTGTCGCCGTCGCCGCGCTCGATCGCCGGGAAAGCCGCGGCGGCCACGCCCGGCGCGACCATCCGCTGACCGGCCCCCTTGGCATCCACGCCGAAATCACCCTCGCAGATGCCCTGGACCGGGCGGCCGCGCTTGCCGCCGCCGAGCCCGCAGACAAGCGGAGAGTCGCGTGA
- the nadA gene encoding quinolinate synthase NadA has protein sequence MPLPHLYERVRRHVPAFEWPALAADIEAILRLKQERNAVILAHNYQAPEIFHTVSDIVGDSLALAREAVGADADVIVLAGVHFMAETAKLLNPDKTVLIPDTEAGCSLATSITAADIRLLKARYPGVPVVTYVNTTAEVKAESDICCTSGNARKVIESLGVDRVIMLPDEYLARNIAAELPHIQFITWKGHCEVHERFSAEDIRALRENHPGVVVLAHPECPPEVVAEADFAGSTAAMADYVTERQPPRVVLITECSMADNIAVDNPAVDFVRPCNLCPHMRRITLANIRRALERMEHPVELDPETAGRARLAVERMLAVH, from the coding sequence ATGCCGCTGCCGCACCTCTACGAGCGCGTGCGCCGCCACGTGCCGGCGTTCGAGTGGCCTGCCCTGGCGGCGGACATCGAGGCGATCCTGCGCCTGAAGCAGGAGCGCAACGCGGTCATCCTCGCCCACAACTATCAGGCCCCGGAGATCTTCCACACGGTCTCGGACATCGTGGGCGACAGTCTCGCCCTCGCCCGCGAAGCCGTCGGGGCGGATGCGGACGTGATCGTGCTGGCCGGCGTGCACTTCATGGCCGAGACCGCGAAGCTGCTCAATCCGGACAAGACGGTGCTGATCCCCGACACCGAGGCCGGCTGCTCGCTCGCCACCTCGATCACGGCCGCCGACATCCGGCTGCTCAAGGCGCGCTATCCCGGCGTGCCCGTGGTGACCTATGTCAACACCACGGCGGAGGTGAAGGCGGAATCCGACATCTGCTGCACCTCCGGCAACGCCCGCAAGGTGATCGAGTCCCTCGGCGTCGACCGCGTCATCATGCTGCCGGACGAGTACCTCGCCCGCAACATCGCCGCCGAGCTGCCCCACATCCAGTTCATCACCTGGAAGGGCCATTGCGAGGTGCACGAGCGCTTCTCGGCCGAGGACATCCGGGCGCTGCGCGAGAACCATCCCGGCGTCGTGGTGCTGGCGCACCCCGAATGCCCGCCGGAAGTGGTGGCCGAAGCCGATTTCGCCGGCTCCACCGCCGCGATGGCCGACTACGTCACCGAGCGCCAGCCGCCTCGGGTGGTGCTGATCACCGAATGCTCGATGGCCGACAACATCGCCGTCGACAACCCGGCGGTCGATTTCGTGCGCCCCTGCAATCTCTGCCCGCACATGCGGCGGATCACGCTCGCCAACATCCGGCGCGCGCTGGAGCGCATGGAGCACCCCGTGGAGCTCGACCCTGAGACCGCCGGCCGGGCACGCCTCGCGGTCGAACGGATGCTCGCGGTGCACTGA
- a CDS encoding DUF1810 domain-containing protein: protein MNDATYDLDRFVQAQEGVYDAALAELRQGRKESHWMWFVFPQFAGLGHSAMAQRYAIGSMDEARAYLRHPVLGPRLKACTAAVNRLSGRSARDIFGTPDNLKFRSSMTLFAAADPGEPLFRTALEIYFGGVPDSATEAKVAA, encoded by the coding sequence ATGAACGACGCGACCTACGATCTCGACCGGTTCGTGCAGGCGCAGGAGGGCGTCTACGACGCCGCGCTCGCCGAACTGCGGCAGGGCCGGAAGGAAAGCCACTGGATGTGGTTCGTGTTTCCCCAGTTCGCCGGCCTCGGCCACAGTGCGATGGCGCAGCGCTATGCCATCGGCTCCATGGACGAGGCGCGGGCCTATCTGCGACACCCGGTGCTCGGACCGCGACTGAAGGCCTGCACCGCGGCCGTGAACCGCCTTTCCGGCCGTTCGGCGCGCGACATCTTCGGCACACCTGACAACCTGAAATTCCGGTCGAGCATGACGCTGTTCGCCGCCGCCGATCCGGGCGAGCCGCTGTTCCGCACGGCGCTCGAGATCTATTTCGGCGGCGTGCCGGATTCCGCGACCGAAGCGAAGGTCGCGGCCTGA